The DNA region GGCGCGGCGGGCAGGTTCGCCTGTCCGGCCGCGTGGTACAGGGTCGCGCCCTGCGCGCCGCGTGTGACGATGATGGGCGCCTGGGCGTTCAGGCCGCGCAGGCGGCGCAGCACGTCCGCTTCGCTGACGCCGGGGAAGAAGAACGCGAGGTCCTCGTCACTGAACTTCATCAGGTCCGCGCGCCGGGCGACCGCCTCGAACACCTTCGGGTAGTCCGGGTGGCGGTGCGTGATGCGGGCGTTCGGGTCGAAGCTGATCTTCACGCCGGCCGCGCGGGCCGTCTCGATCAGGCCCAGCAGCGTGTCGGCCAGCGGCCAGCGCGCCAGGCTGATGCCGCCCACGTGCAGCCAGCGGGCCTCGCGCAGCCACCCGGCGGGCAGGCGGGTCGGGTCGAAGTGCAGGTCGGCGCTGTTCTCACCCAGGAAGCGGTACGCGGGCGGGTTGGCGCTGTACACCACGGCCAGCAGCGTCGGGGCGGGCAGGCGCTGCATGAAGCGCATGTCCAGCCCGGCCTCCACGGACGCGCGGATCAGGTCGTCCCCGAAGTTGTCCTGCCCGACCGCCCCGGCAAAGGCGCTGGGCACGCCCAGGGACGCGCAGGCCCGCGCGACGTTCCAGGCCGCGCCGCCCGGATGGGCGTGCCAGGCGTTCCCTCCGGCGGTCACGAGGTCAGTCAGGGCTTCCCCGGCACTCACGATGAACGGTAATTGCATTCCATTCAATCTACCGCGCGTGGCGGCGGGCCGGGCCGGGTCGCGTACACAGGCGGCCGGGATGGGCCGGTCATGGAGCGGGCCGGTCACGGAATGGGCGGCGCTGATCACGGCCTGATCACGGTCCCTGAGGAAGATGAATTCAGGCGAGGTTCAGAGCCGCTTCCGGGGGGGAGTCAACAGCCTGAACCCGCCCCCCATCCCGCCCTCACCCCGGCCCCCAGGAGG from Deinococcus seoulensis includes:
- a CDS encoding carbohydrate kinase family protein; the protein is MQLPFIVSAGEALTDLVTAGGNAWHAHPGGAAWNVARACASLGVPSAFAGAVGQDNFGDDLIRASVEAGLDMRFMQRLPAPTLLAVVYSANPPAYRFLGENSADLHFDPTRLPAGWLREARWLHVGGISLARWPLADTLLGLIETARAAGVKISFDPNARITHRHPDYPKVFEAVARRADLMKFSDEDLAFFFPGVSEADVLRRLRGLNAQAPIIVTRGAQGATLYHAAGQANLPAAPVQVVDTVGAGDALCAGLLVSAAERPDALWSEHLRVGLAAAAAACAYAGAYAPTRADLNL